GCTCGACCATGCCGGTGCTGGAGACGGCCTACGGGAAGGTCGGCGCGGTGATCTGCTGGGAGAACTACATGCCCCAGATGCGCCTGGCCATGTATGCCAAGGGGGTGGAGCTGTACTGCGCCCCCACCGCCGACGACCTGGACACGTGGTTTGCTTCGATGCGCCACATCGCGTGCGAGGGGCGCTGCTTTGTCCTGTCGGCGTGCCAGTACCTGCTGCGCTCGGATTGCCCGGCCGACTATCCGGATGGGGGCCGCAATCCCCCCGAGACCGTCTTCATGCGGGGCGGCAGCTGCATCCTCGGTCCCCGGGGCCAAGTGCTGGCCGGGCCTGTGTATGGCCAGGAGGCCGTTCTGACCGCCGAAGTGGACCTGGCGGAGATTGCGCGCAGCAAGTACGACTTCGACGTGGTCGGTCACTACGCGCGGCCCGACATCTTCCAGCTCACCGTGGATGAGAGTCCGCGCTCCGTGGTGGCCCGCAAGGCGTAGGCGGGGCAGGGCGCCTCAGACCCGTTTGTAGAACAGGGTGGTCCCGGAAGGCTGGCCATCGGGCATCAGGGCGTAGTCTGGAATGACCCCGACGCGGGTCCACTCGAGCTGGGCATAGAGCTGCTCGGCGGCGGAGCCTGTCACCGTGTCCAGCACGAGCAGCGTCCGGTTCAGGCGGTGGGCCTCCTGTTCGAGCTGCTGTACCAGGGCTTGCGCGATGCCCCGGCGCCGGGCCCGTCTGTGGACGAGCAGCTTCTTCACATCCGCCCGGTGCTGCTGGTTGTCGGGCATGTGGAGGTCCAACTGCACGGTGCC
Above is a genomic segment from Stigmatella erecta containing:
- a CDS encoding nitrilase-related carbon-nitrogen hydrolase, whose protein sequence is MVTQRSPFMVAVVQAAPVVFDLQASLDKCAGLTAQAAQQGAKVVVFPEAFLSAYPQDTDFGARFGYRTPEGREQFRRYYESAVDVPGPACDRLSQMARENAVQLVMGVIERDGGTLYCSVLFFGEDGRYQGKHRKLMPTALERVTWGFGDGSTMPVLETAYGKVGAVICWENYMPQMRLAMYAKGVELYCAPTADDLDTWFASMRHIACEGRCFVLSACQYLLRSDCPADYPDGGRNPPETVFMRGGSCILGPRGQVLAGPVYGQEAVLTAEVDLAEIARSKYDFDVVGHYARPDIFQLTVDESPRSVVARKA
- a CDS encoding GNAT family N-acetyltransferase — encoded protein: MDFSIERASASGEAELVPALTEVLMDCVEGGASVSFMAGLPRERAEAFWRKVFGAVRDGTTVLLVARDGSGIQGTVQLDLHMPDNQQHRADVKKLLVHRRARRRGIAQALVQQLEQEAHRLNRTLLVLDTVTGSAAEQLYAQLEWTRVGVIPDYALMPDGQPSGTTLFYKRV